A single window of Montipora capricornis isolate CH-2021 chromosome 14, ASM3666992v2, whole genome shotgun sequence DNA harbors:
- the LOC138031952 gene encoding uncharacterized protein codes for MGSPLGPLMANAFLCSLEEKLERDNKLPNLYRRYVDDTITAMPDVAGAESFLSTLNECHPSISFTMELASNNKLPFLGMEITKNGCQLSTSVYRKPTNTGLLLHFHSHVDRRYKTSLLRTMVDRAYRLSSTKELFELECKELRSIFSKLKYPNELVDSTILSFIKSKLSNVSSPPPVVPVEQPVRIVLPFKDQKSADVLRKQLNNLSNRIGTPLQPIYTSRKLCDALGVKEQKPSLINQHIPSLQEKRCSC; via the exons ATGGGTTCTCCGTTGGGTCCTCTTATGGCTAATGCCTTTTTGTGTtcacttgaagaaaagctagaGAGGGATAACAAGCTACCCAACCTATACAGAAGATATGTAGATGACACGATAACTGCCATGCCGGATGTAGCTGGAGCTGAGTCTTTTCTCTCTACGCTTAATGAATGTCATCCCTCGATCAGCTTCACGATGGAGTTAGCGAGTAACAACAAATTACCGTTTCTTGGAATGGAGATAACAAAGAATGGCTGCCAACTGAGTACCAgtgtttacagaaaacctacaAATACTGGCTTacttcttcattttcacagtcacGTTGATCGTAGGTACAAAACCTCGCTTTTGAGAACAATGGTAGACCGTGCATACCGTCTGTCATCAACGAAAGAACTTTTTGAGCTTGAATGTAAAGAACTTAGATCAATTTTTTCCAAGCTGAAGTATCCGAACGAGCTAGTCGATTCTACAATCTTATCTTTCATTAAATCCAAGCTATCGAATGTTTCGAGTCCACCCCCTGTTGTGCCAGTTGAACAACCTGTGCGGATAGTACTGCCGTTCAAAGACCAAAAGTCTGCTGAcgtcttaagaaaacaactaaacaaccttagcaaCAGAATCGGAACACCTCTACAGCCAATCTATACTAGTCGTAAGCTGTGTGATGCACTtggcgtaaaagaacaaaagccctctctgatcaatcaacaca TCCCTAGCCTGCAAGAGAAACGCTGTTCGTGTTAG
- the LOC138032736 gene encoding uncharacterized protein: protein MRPILSATGTYNYALAKWLDEKLKPLSINRFTITDTFAFATEMKETKLNEEDILVSFDVSSLFTNVPLDETITILAKKAFTENWFNETYDLNIKESDLVTLLQLATKDQLFQFEGNLYQQIDGVAMGSPLGPLMANAFLCSLEEKLERDNKLPNLYRRYVDDTITAMPDVAGAESFLSTLNECHPSISFTMELASNNKLPFLGMEITKNGCQLSTSVYRKPTNTGLLLHFHSHVDRRYKTSLLRTMVDRAYRLSSTKELFELECKELRSIFSKLKYPNELVDSTILSFIKSKLSNVSSPPPVVPVEQPVRIVLPFKDQKSADVLRKQLNNLSNRIGTPLQPIYTSRKLCDALGVKEQKPSLINQHSVVYKFSCPLCDAEYIGLTTRHLFQRIEEHCRSSSSICRHLQQDHDTSPRSLDLAKNFAVLRKCQGKMDCLVYEMLLIKKYRPSLNIQSDSIRA from the coding sequence ATGCGTCCTATACTATCAGCCACGGGTACTTATAACTATGCACTTGCCAAATGGCTTGACGAGAAGTTAAAACCACTTTCTATCAACCGCTTTACCATCACTGACACATTTGCGTTTGCCacagaaatgaaagaaacgAAGTTGAATGAAGAAGATATCCTTGTGTCGTTTGATGTCTCGTCTTTATTTACCAACGTTCCTCTAGATGAGACAATCACAATTCTTGCCAAGAAAGCATTTACCGAAAACTGGTTCAATGAAACCTATGACCTGAATATCAAGGAGTCTGACCTAGTTACACTTCTACAACTCGCAACAAAGGACCAGCTATTCCAATTTGAAGGCAATCTATACCAACAAATAGACGGTGTGGCAATGGGTTCTCCGTTGGGTCCTCTTATGGCTAATGCCTTTTTGTGTtcacttgaagaaaagctagaGAGGGATAACAAGCTACCCAACCTATACAGAAGATATGTAGATGACACGATAACTGCCATGCCGGATGTAGCTGGAGCTGAGTCTTTTCTCTCTACGCTTAATGAATGTCATCCCTCGATCAGCTTCACGATGGAGTTAGCGAGTAACAACAAATTACCGTTTCTTGGAATGGAGATAACAAAGAATGGCTGCCAACTGAGTACCAgtgtttacagaaaacctacaAATACTGGCTTacttcttcattttcacagtcacGTTGATCGTAGGTACAAAACCTCGCTTTTGAGAACAATGGTAGACCGTGCATACCGTCTGTCATCAACGAAAGAACTTTTTGAGCTTGAATGTAAAGAACTTAGATCAATTTTTTCCAAGCTGAAGTATCCGAACGAGCTAGTCGATTCTACAATCTTATCTTTCATTAAATCCAAGCTATCGAATGTTTCGAGTCCACCCCCTGTTGTGCCAGTTGAACAACCTGTGCGGATAGTACTGCCGTTCAAAGACCAAAAGTCTGCTGAcgtcttaagaaaacaactaaacaaccttagcaaCAGAATCGGAACACCTCTACAGCCAATCTATACTAGTCGTAAGCTGTGTGATGCACTtggcgtaaaagaacaaaagccctctctgatcaatcaacacagtgtggtctacaaattttcatgccctctgtgcgatgcagaatacataggcctcacaactcgacatctttttcagagaatcgaagaacactgtcgcagttcatcatccatttgcagacatcttcaacaagatcatgataccagccctagatctcttgacttagccaagaattttgcagttctgaggaaatgccaaggaaagatggactgtctggtatacgagatgctcctgatcaaaaagtacagaccaagccttaacatccaatcagactcaatacgtgct